A region from the Lycium barbarum isolate Lr01 chromosome 8, ASM1917538v2, whole genome shotgun sequence genome encodes:
- the LOC132607926 gene encoding uncharacterized protein LOC132607926 — protein MTFQESKGMKLPSAYESISVIDSFDIVDETVEFKMEEECLGEALTAILVNFDANDMEGYVVTVNSLDNKWVSPVQRVPKKGGITVVPNAKNELILTRIVTRWRVYMDYRKLNLATCKYYFPCLLLIRCLIGWREGLTIAPRRRCMMSIFSDMMEDFLEVFMDDFSVEKCHFMVKERIVLGHKIFENGIEVDRAKINVISKLPPPISVKGVQSFLGHVRFYRRFIKDFSKISNPMCKLLEKEAKFEFDEKCRKRHNKIIHPIYYASKMLNATQMNYTVTEQELLAIKEANPRLIRWVLLLQKFDFEVNDRKGIENQVVDHLSRLEEAGRPSEKLDINDAFPDERVLEMTAEITPWYADIANFFVMSIIPDEINSYQKKKKFLRDSRQYYWDKPYLF, from the exons ATGACTTTCCAAGAaagtaaggggatgaagttaccgAGTGCTTACGAGAGCATTTCAGTGATTGATTCTTTTGATATTGTTGATGAAACTGTGGAattcaaaatggaagaagaatgTTTGGGAGAAGCTCTTACTGCTATTCTAGTAAATTTTGATGCTAATGACATGGAGGGCTATGTGGTGACGGTGAATTCTCTTG ACAACAAATGGGTAAGCCCGGTACAACGCGTTCCAAAGAAGGGAGGTATCACAGTGGTACCTAATGCTAAAAACGAGCTGATTCTGACTCGTATTGTTACTAGGTGGCGTGTTTACATGGATTATAGGAAGTTGAATTTAGCAACTTGCAAATACTATTTcccatgccttttattgatcagatgcttgatcggCTGGAGGGAAGGTCTTACTATTGCTCCTAGACGG AGGTGTATGATGTCGATTTTCTCAGACATGATGGAAGACTTCTTGGAGGTctttatggatgatttttctgtG gagaagtgccattttatggtgaaggaaagGATCGTTCTTGGTCATAAAATCTTTGAAAATGGGATTGAGGTCGATCGGGCTAAAATTAATGTGATTTCAAAGCTTCCTCCACCCATTTCAGTTAAAGGTGTCcagagtttcttgggacatgttaGGTTCTATAGGCGCtttatcaaagatttctccaaaatCTCGAATCctatgtgcaagcttcttgagaAAGAGGCTAAGTTCGAGTTTGATGAAAAGTGCCGAAAG AGGCACAACAAAATCATTCACCCAATATACTATGCCAGCAAAATGTTGAATGCGACACAGATGAACTACACAgtgactgagcaagagctgcttgctata aaagaagCGAATCCGCGGCTAATTCGATGGGTCCTGCTGTTGCAAAAGTTCGATTTTGAGGTAAACGATCGAAAGGGGATTGAAAATCAGGTTGTTGACCATCTCTcacggcttgaagaagctgggagaccttcaGAGAAGTTGGATATTAatgatgcttttccagatgaGCGGGTTCTAGAAATGACAGCTGAGATAACACCTTGGTATGCAGACATCGCCAACTTTTTTGTGATGAGCATTATTCCAGATGAGATTAATTCATACCAGAAGAAAAAGAAGTTTTTGAGAGATTCTCGTCAGTATTACTGGGACAAGCCATATTTATTCTGA